The proteins below come from a single Candidatus Falkowbacteria bacterium genomic window:
- a CDS encoding MerR family transcriptional regulator, producing the protein MSYSVQQLASLSGVSVRTLHYYDGIGLLPPAGVRKNGYRYYEEKELLRLQQILFYRELEFPLEEIRKILMASDFDEQKAFRDHKRLILLKKERLERLLKTIDKSINKSNKKNNMKDEELYGNFSKDEYEKYAAEAKERWGQTDAYKQSQERVRNMGKDGLKKVLEESSKLTLEISACMHAGVAPESQAAQKLIARHYDGLRAFYEPNMEIYKSLAEMYVADERFKKNYERVAEGLAQYMQDAMKYYIANALKHAK; encoded by the coding sequence ATGTCATACTCAGTACAACAACTAGCCAGCTTATCGGGCGTCAGCGTGAGAACCCTGCATTATTATGATGGAATAGGGCTATTGCCACCTGCAGGCGTCAGAAAAAATGGTTACAGGTACTACGAAGAAAAGGAATTGCTGAGATTGCAGCAGATTCTGTTTTATCGAGAGCTGGAATTTCCGCTTGAAGAGATAAGGAAGATTCTAATGGCATCAGACTTTGATGAGCAGAAGGCCTTCAGGGACCACAAGCGGTTGATACTGTTAAAGAAAGAGCGTTTAGAGCGATTGCTCAAAACGATAGATAAGTCGATCAATAAATCAAATAAGAAAAATAATATGAAAGATGAAGAACTGTACGGAAATTTTTCAAAAGATGAGTATGAGAAATATGCCGCCGAGGCCAAAGAGCGCTGGGGACAGACCGACGCCTATAAGCAATCGCAAGAGCGGGTTCGAAATATGGGCAAGGACGGCTTAAAAAAGGTTCTGGAAGAATCGAGCAAGCTGACTTTGGAAATTTCTGCCTGCATGCATGCCGGGGTAGCGCCTGAAAGTCAGGCGGCCCAGAAATTGATTGCCCGCCATTACGATGGTTTAAGGGCATTTTACGAGCCGAACATGGAAATATACAAGAGCTTGGCCGAGATGTATGTGGCGGACGAACGGTTCAAGAAGAACTATGAAAGGGTGGCCGAAGGGCTTGCCCAGTATATGCAAGACGCGATGAAGTATTATATCGCCAACGCCTTGAAGCATGCTAAATAG
- a CDS encoding DEAD/DEAH box helicase, with product MKTFEELGLNAHILKSLKEIGYVEATPIQEQAIPFVLENDQDLIGLAQTGTGKTAAFGLPILNKLTKNKDLQAIILCPTRELCLQISREISTFAKYSAGVSVATVYGGARIDLQIQELRAGANIVVGTPGRVHDLIRRRILNLHTIRFVVLDEADEMLDLGFKDDLDAILAETPATKRTLLFSATMSSTIYGMAKQYMNEPKEISVSKKNIGADKVVHQYYLVKPGQKYEALRRVVDSEPDIYGILFCRTRNETQEIADKLKEDRYSTEALHGDISQNLRTQIMERFRQRKIQLLVATDVAARGIDVNDLTHVINYSLPDVSEVYVHRSGRTGRAQKSGVSLSILTMRELRKVRDLEYKTGKTFELKRVPTGQEICEKQLLSLVEKMVSAEVSEKEIAPFLPAVEERLKGLSRHDLLARFVSAEFNHFLNLYKDTKDMEAVATGKQTGGERGSMRERSDRQPEENFINVRINIGKKDRLEVKTLFGLINAQKELKGAEIGKIRMFDTFTIFGIDKNREKDIDRSFKSSHYNGRKLEAKIADGFKAEGPSRKFSDKDRGRPASRKKDVRPGRYKGRR from the coding sequence ATGAAAACATTTGAAGAATTGGGACTGAATGCCCATATTTTGAAGAGCCTAAAAGAAATCGGTTATGTAGAGGCCACTCCCATCCAGGAGCAGGCCATTCCTTTCGTTTTGGAAAACGACCAGGATCTGATCGGTCTGGCCCAGACCGGCACAGGTAAGACCGCCGCCTTCGGTTTGCCGATTTTGAATAAGCTCACCAAGAACAAGGATTTGCAAGCCATCATCCTGTGTCCGACCCGCGAGCTTTGTTTGCAGATTAGCCGTGAGATTTCTACCTTTGCCAAATATTCAGCCGGTGTTTCCGTGGCCACTGTCTATGGCGGTGCCCGTATCGATTTACAAATACAAGAACTTCGTGCCGGGGCCAATATCGTAGTCGGCACCCCGGGCCGCGTCCATGACCTGATCCGTCGCCGGATCCTCAATCTCCACACTATCCGCTTCGTCGTTCTTGATGAAGCTGATGAGATGCTTGACCTCGGTTTCAAAGATGACCTCGATGCCATCCTGGCCGAGACTCCGGCCACCAAGCGGACGCTGCTTTTTTCAGCAACCATGTCGTCGACCATTTATGGCATGGCTAAGCAGTATATGAACGAGCCGAAAGAGATCAGCGTCAGCAAGAAGAATATCGGAGCCGACAAAGTCGTGCATCAATACTACCTGGTTAAACCGGGACAGAAATACGAAGCCTTGCGCCGTGTCGTCGATTCCGAGCCGGATATCTATGGCATCCTGTTCTGCCGCACCCGCAACGAGACGCAGGAAATCGCCGACAAACTCAAAGAAGACCGCTACTCGACCGAGGCGCTGCATGGCGATATCTCGCAGAATCTGCGAACGCAGATTATGGAACGTTTCCGCCAGCGCAAGATCCAGCTCTTGGTCGCTACTGATGTGGCAGCACGCGGCATCGACGTCAATGATCTGACCCACGTCATCAATTACAGCTTGCCGGACGTCAGCGAAGTCTATGTCCACCGCAGCGGCCGCACGGGTCGCGCTCAGAAAAGCGGCGTCTCGCTCTCGATCCTGACCATGCGCGAGTTGCGCAAAGTCCGTGATCTTGAGTACAAGACCGGCAAGACTTTCGAGCTGAAGCGCGTGCCGACCGGTCAGGAAATCTGTGAGAAGCAGCTTCTGAGCCTGGTTGAAAAGATGGTCAGTGCCGAGGTGAGCGAAAAGGAAATCGCGCCGTTTCTGCCTGCCGTCGAAGAGCGGCTCAAGGGTTTGTCACGCCACGATTTGCTGGCACGCTTCGTTTCGGCCGAGTTCAACCATTTCTTGAACCTATATAAAGACACCAAGGATATGGAGGCCGTAGCCACAGGCAAGCAAACCGGCGGGGAACGCGGCAGCATGCGCGAGCGCAGCGACCGTCAACCGGAAGAGAATTTCATCAACGTGCGTATCAATATCGGCAAGAAGGACCGCTTGGAGGTGAAGACCTTGTTTGGGCTGATCAATGCCCAGAAGGAGTTGAAGGGCGCCGAGATCGGCAAGATTAGGATGTTTGATACCTTCACGATTTTCGGCATCGACAAGAACCGGGAAAAGGATATCGACCGCAGCTTTAAATCATCGCATTATAACGGGCGCAAGCTCGAAGCCAAGATTGCTGACGGCTTTAAAGCCGAGGGGCCAAGCCGAAAATTTTCCGATAAGGATCGTGGACGACCGGCCTCAAGAAAAAAGGATGTCAGGCCAGGCCGATACAAAGGACGACGCTAA
- the lysS gene encoding lysine--tRNA ligase — protein MEDLQRERLDRVKKLELLKSKDVIPYADKFERSHTCLEAGGLEIGTKVTVVGRVMLLRDMGKITFGHIKDYYGKIQFVMRSGDIAPEDYKSFSKTVDMGDFVGLEGEIGKTQKGEISVFVTKYTFLSKALRPLPEKWHGIKDQETKYRKRYLDLISNQETMDRFKFRSDFIWELRKFYNESGFVEVDTPVLCNSASGAMAKPFITHHNALDTDVFLRIAPEIYLKEAIVGGFDKVFEVARSFRNEGMDPSHLQDFTMLEHYASYWDYKENMRFTERMLTIIVQKLKGSLEIEIINREGEKKLIDLSPSWEVISMRDLIKRDSGIDIEEFTTAETLRAEIKKQGLTFDDIDKLGRGNMIDNLYKKVSRVKIINPTFVVNHPIDLSPLARRNDANPMITDRFQLVINGWEIVNAYSELVDPIDQAERFDSQQQLKESGDEEAMAKDNDYVEAMEYGMPPMSGWGMGIERIVALLTEQDNLRDVVLFPLMRPE, from the coding sequence ATGGAAGACCTGCAACGCGAACGGCTAGACCGTGTAAAAAAATTGGAATTGCTCAAGAGCAAGGATGTCATACCTTATGCTGATAAGTTTGAGCGTTCCCATACCTGCCTTGAAGCAGGCGGACTGGAGATCGGCACCAAAGTGACGGTCGTCGGCCGAGTGATGCTGCTCCGCGATATGGGCAAGATCACTTTCGGTCACATCAAGGATTATTATGGCAAGATCCAGTTCGTGATGCGTTCAGGCGATATCGCCCCGGAGGATTACAAGTCCTTCTCCAAGACCGTCGACATGGGAGACTTCGTCGGTTTGGAGGGCGAAATCGGCAAGACGCAAAAAGGCGAAATCTCGGTCTTTGTCACCAAATATACCTTCTTAAGCAAGGCTTTGCGGCCGCTACCGGAGAAGTGGCACGGCATCAAGGACCAGGAAACCAAATACCGCAAGCGCTATCTCGACCTAATCTCCAACCAGGAGACGATGGACCGCTTCAAATTTCGGAGCGACTTCATCTGGGAGCTGCGCAAGTTCTATAATGAGAGCGGCTTTGTCGAAGTCGACACCCCCGTCTTGTGCAACTCCGCTTCGGGCGCCATGGCCAAACCGTTCATCACCCATCACAACGCCCTGGATACCGACGTCTTCCTGCGTATCGCGCCGGAAATCTACCTGAAAGAAGCGATCGTCGGCGGTTTCGACAAGGTTTTCGAAGTCGCTCGCTCGTTCCGAAATGAGGGCATGGATCCGAGCCATCTGCAGGATTTCACCATGCTTGAGCATTATGCTTCCTATTGGGACTATAAAGAGAATATGCGTTTTACCGAGCGGATGCTGACCATCATCGTCCAAAAGCTCAAGGGCTCGCTTGAAATAGAGATTATCAATCGCGAAGGCGAGAAGAAGCTGATTGATCTGTCGCCGTCATGGGAAGTCATCTCCATGCGCGACCTGATCAAGCGCGACTCCGGCATCGATATCGAAGAATTCACCACTGCCGAAACTTTGCGGGCCGAAATCAAGAAACAGGGCTTGACCTTCGATGATATCGACAAGCTCGGACGAGGCAATATGATCGATAATCTGTACAAGAAAGTATCGCGCGTCAAGATCATCAATCCGACCTTCGTGGTCAATCATCCGATCGACCTGTCGCCGCTGGCCCGCCGCAATGACGCCAACCCGATGATCACTGACCGTTTCCAACTAGTCATCAATGGCTGGGAAATAGTCAACGCTTACAGCGAGCTGGTCGACCCGATCGATCAGGCTGAACGCTTCGACAGCCAGCAGCAGCTCAAGGAGAGCGGCGACGAAGAGGCAATGGCCAAGGATAACGACTACGTCGAAGCTATGGAGTACGGCATGCCGCCGATGTCCGGCTGGGGTATGGGTATCGAGCGTATCGTGGCGCTGCTGACCGAACAGGACAATCTCCGCGATGTCGTGCTATTTCCCCTGATGCGGCCTGAATAA
- the trpS gene encoding tryptophan--tRNA ligase — MAKRKIVLTGDRPTGRLHLGHYVGSLASRVATQHTHDQYIMIADMQALTDNAENPEKVRKNILEVALDYLAAGLEPDKNTILIQSMVPQLAELTMYYMNLVSVARLQRNPTVKTEMQQKGFGDTVPTGFLVYPISQAADITAFKAEVVPVGEDQLPMIEQTNEIVRRFNNVYKTDVLVECEAMISKVSRLPGTDGSGKMGKSLDNGIYLADSADEIARRIKGMYTDPGHLRVEDPGKVKGNPVFTYLDAFASDKDKVAELKAHYQRGGLGDVTVKKYLNEVMQEFLAPIRARREEYAKDPAEVMNILKKGTAKAEKAAAKTLAEVKEAMQLNYF; from the coding sequence ATGGCTAAAAGAAAGATCGTCCTGACCGGCGACCGTCCGACCGGACGTCTGCATTTGGGGCACTACGTCGGGTCGCTCGCAAGCCGCGTCGCTACCCAGCACACGCATGACCAGTACATCATGATCGCCGATATGCAGGCGCTGACCGACAACGCTGAGAATCCGGAGAAGGTCCGCAAGAATATCCTCGAGGTGGCACTCGACTATCTGGCCGCCGGCTTGGAGCCGGACAAGAACACTATCCTGATCCAGTCGATGGTGCCGCAGCTGGCCGAGCTGACGATGTATTATATGAATCTGGTCTCGGTGGCGCGTCTGCAACGCAATCCGACCGTCAAGACCGAGATGCAGCAGAAAGGCTTCGGCGACACGGTTCCGACCGGCTTCCTGGTCTATCCGATCAGCCAAGCGGCCGACATCACTGCCTTCAAGGCCGAGGTCGTGCCGGTGGGTGAGGACCAGCTGCCGATGATTGAACAGACCAATGAGATCGTCCGCCGTTTCAATAATGTCTACAAGACCGATGTTCTGGTCGAGTGCGAAGCCATGATTTCTAAGGTTTCGCGCCTGCCCGGTACCGATGGCAGCGGCAAGATGGGCAAGTCGCTCGACAACGGAATCTATCTGGCCGACTCGGCCGATGAGATCGCGCGCAGGATCAAGGGGATGTATACCGACCCGGGGCACTTGCGCGTCGAGGATCCGGGCAAGGTCAAGGGCAACCCGGTTTTCACATATCTGGACGCCTTCGCCAGCGACAAGGACAAGGTGGCCGAACTGAAGGCCCATTATCAGCGCGGCGGTTTGGGAGATGTCACAGTCAAGAAATATCTCAACGAAGTGATGCAGGAGTTCTTAGCGCCGATCCGCGCCCGCCGCGAGGAGTATGCCAAGGATCCGGCTGAGGTGATGAACATCCTGAAAAAGGGAACGGCCAAGGCCGAGAAGGCGGCGGCCAAGACTTTAGCGGAGGTCAAGGAGGCGATGCAGCTAAATTATTTTTAA
- a CDS encoding D-alanine--D-alanine ligase: MKKVGLFFGGLGNEAEVSVVSAKNVFANIDQEKYETVLVYWHTDGAFYRVSDFNEIVSPTERIREQEFKNIFDVALPMTHGRFGEDGVLQALFERLGVPYAGCRVLSSALCMDKAVCKTFLSGQRIPQTRFKVIDFSLLTPSELESKFEEVKNSFFTPVFVKPANSGSSVGISKVDDMSDLARAIAEARKHDTKIVIEEGLVGLREVEVGILGNGHLITSWPGELILPKEFYDYDEKYKNNRTEVRIPARLSIELEQEIMALAQMVYRLCDCRGFARIDFFVANNKVYLNEINTLPGFTQFSMYPLLLMKMGLSYGELVSRIIDLAY; encoded by the coding sequence ATGAAAAAAGTCGGATTATTCTTCGGCGGCCTAGGCAATGAAGCCGAGGTTTCGGTAGTTTCCGCCAAGAACGTCTTCGCCAATATCGACCAAGAGAAGTATGAGACGGTCTTGGTCTATTGGCACACGGATGGCGCTTTTTATCGGGTCAGCGACTTCAATGAGATCGTCAGCCCGACCGAGCGCATCCGTGAGCAGGAGTTCAAGAATATCTTCGATGTCGCCTTGCCCATGACGCACGGGCGCTTCGGCGAGGATGGCGTCCTGCAAGCTTTGTTTGAGCGGCTCGGCGTACCTTATGCCGGCTGCCGCGTGCTGTCTTCAGCGCTATGCATGGACAAGGCCGTGTGCAAGACTTTTTTGTCGGGCCAGCGGATACCGCAGACCCGATTCAAGGTGATCGACTTCAGCCTGCTGACGCCCTCTGAGCTCGAGTCCAAGTTCGAGGAGGTGAAGAACAGCTTTTTTACCCCGGTGTTCGTCAAGCCGGCCAATTCCGGTTCGTCGGTCGGCATTTCCAAAGTGGATGACATGAGCGATTTGGCGCGAGCCATCGCTGAGGCGCGAAAGCACGACACCAAGATCGTGATCGAAGAGGGCTTGGTCGGCTTGAGGGAAGTCGAGGTCGGCATCCTGGGCAATGGCCATCTGATCACTTCCTGGCCAGGCGAGCTGATCCTGCCCAAGGAATTTTATGATTACGACGAGAAGTACAAGAATAATCGTACCGAGGTCAGGATACCGGCGCGGTTATCGATTGAGTTGGAACAGGAAATCATGGCGCTAGCGCAGATGGTTTATCGCTTGTGCGATTGCCGCGGGTTCGCCCGTATCGATTTTTTCGTCGCCAACAACAAGGTTTATCTGAACGAAATCAATACCTTGCCCGGCTTCACCCAGTTTTCCATGTACCCACTGCTTTTGATGAAGATGGGCCTCTCCTACGGGGAACTGGTCAGCCGCATCATCGACTTAGCCTACTAA
- a CDS encoding NUDIX hydrolase, which produces MAKPAKLYQFAVIATDITIFTVEDGALKVLLIKMNKSPFEDCWAAPGGLIQIDESVDQAAKRILAEKTGLKQVYLEQLYTFGEVKRDPFGRVVSVAYFALISSDGLKLATSDEHREISWFSVNELPKLAYDHKAMIRSAIERLRGKLEYTNIVYSLLPDAFTLSELQSAYETILGRTLDKRNFRKKVLSLGMIRKTGKLDLGKKNRPAELYSFIEKKLKNIEIL; this is translated from the coding sequence ATGGCCAAGCCAGCTAAATTATACCAGTTCGCCGTTATCGCCACCGATATCACGATCTTTACCGTCGAGGACGGCGCCTTGAAGGTCCTGCTGATCAAGATGAACAAGTCTCCTTTTGAGGATTGCTGGGCCGCTCCGGGCGGCTTGATCCAGATCGACGAGTCGGTCGACCAGGCAGCCAAGCGCATCCTGGCCGAGAAGACCGGCTTGAAACAGGTCTATCTCGAACAGCTTTATACTTTCGGCGAGGTCAAACGCGATCCGTTCGGCCGCGTCGTTTCAGTGGCCTATTTCGCCTTGATTTCAAGTGACGGTCTCAAATTGGCAACTTCCGACGAGCATCGGGAGATCAGCTGGTTCAGCGTCAATGAGCTGCCCAAGCTGGCCTATGACCATAAGGCGATGATCAGGTCGGCCATCGAGCGCTTGAGAGGGAAGTTGGAATACACCAACATCGTCTACAGCCTGCTGCCCGACGCCTTTACCTTGAGCGAGCTGCAGAGCGCCTATGAGACGATCCTCGGCCGTACGCTGGACAAGCGCAATTTCCGCAAGAAGGTCCTTTCGTTGGGCATGATCAGGAAAACGGGCAAGCTGGATCTGGGCAAGAAGAATCGCCCGGCCGAGCTCTATTCTTTCATCGAGAAGAAGTTGAAGAATATCGAGATATTGTAG
- a CDS encoding NUDIX domain-containing protein gives MSKLMRQKILETILFIGRFSPPHKGHIKAILGLLAMYDRVVIVLGSCYEVGTPRHPLLAIYREKMLLYSLKQAGVDMRRIKIVHLEDFNNWEAWWKKIMTICKRYSAKQVSTGNVEDIIGPLTEKGLLPDWLKLVNCEAELPEQYRYNYRATDLRNAVLRGDYRMFLEIAAPGTVALMGNVGGFVGIRQALANQGKRFVPGRQAVDAIIVTEHRGKTWIMCGYRSPEKRNFPGCLAIPGGGVWQFESPIDTTLREVKQETGFEFVILDRCLEPAHVMLKGIDVLCEMKSLGIFSTPDKGKAGDQGGSSQPFLFRLDVHPRELRPLIKESSELLQVDFYPEDYVKKQGLAFQQLEMVQKAGYCL, from the coding sequence ATGTCGAAACTGATGAGGCAGAAAATCTTGGAAACGATACTTTTCATTGGCAGGTTCAGCCCGCCCCACAAAGGGCACATCAAGGCGATTCTGGGGCTCCTAGCAATGTATGACCGGGTGGTCATCGTGCTCGGGAGCTGCTACGAAGTCGGTACGCCAAGGCATCCTTTGCTCGCGATTTATCGGGAAAAGATGCTGCTTTACAGCCTGAAGCAGGCCGGAGTGGATATGCGGCGCATCAAGATCGTCCATCTGGAGGACTTCAACAACTGGGAAGCCTGGTGGAAGAAGATCATGACGATCTGCAAGCGTTACAGCGCCAAGCAGGTCAGTACTGGCAATGTCGAAGACATCATCGGTCCGTTGACCGAGAAAGGCTTGCTGCCGGATTGGCTCAAGCTGGTCAACTGCGAAGCTGAACTGCCGGAGCAGTACCGCTACAACTACCGCGCGACCGATTTGCGCAATGCCGTGCTCAGGGGAGATTACCGGATGTTTCTGGAAATCGCCGCACCGGGCACGGTCGCGCTGATGGGTAACGTCGGCGGATTCGTCGGCATCAGGCAAGCGCTCGCCAACCAAGGCAAGCGGTTCGTGCCTGGCCGTCAAGCCGTCGATGCGATTATCGTCACCGAGCATCGCGGCAAGACCTGGATCATGTGCGGCTACCGCAGTCCGGAGAAGCGCAACTTCCCCGGGTGCCTGGCCATACCGGGTGGCGGTGTCTGGCAGTTCGAAAGTCCGATCGACACGACGTTGAGAGAGGTCAAGCAAGAGACCGGTTTCGAGTTCGTCATCCTTGATCGTTGCTTGGAACCGGCGCATGTCATGCTCAAAGGCATCGACGTCTTGTGCGAAATGAAGTCGCTCGGCATCTTCTCGACGCCGGACAAGGGCAAGGCGGGAGACCAAGGCGGCTCATCGCAGCCGTTCCTCTTCCGCCTGGATGTCCATCCGCGCGAGCTCCGTCCGCTGATCAAGGAATCAAGCGAGCTGTTGCAGGTCGATTTCTACCCCGAAGACTACGTCAAAAAGCAAGGCTTGGCATTCCAGCAGCTCGAAATGGTACAGAAAGCAGGTTATTGCCTGTAA
- a CDS encoding isochorismatase family protein: MKKISIGNEDALLAIDVQPTFMSCGELAVRDGHLIVPVIRRLMDVFDKKRRYASKDWHPKGHVSFASSYVFTDTPVIAVADVRQWIETNAAYLSCNARFNVFELLQYLAVVGEQRLWPEHGVADTPTARLHPAFKESEFKAIINKGASPLADSYSAFRDNGGEATKLAALLHADDIKRCFFVGLAEDFCVGWSALDAVKMGFMAYVIEDATRPVDWNGSQAAIRKSFAERGVKVIQSTDIL, translated from the coding sequence ATGAAGAAGATTTCGATTGGAAATGAAGATGCGCTTCTGGCCATCGACGTGCAGCCCACGTTCATGTCCTGCGGCGAACTGGCAGTAAGAGACGGGCACCTGATCGTGCCGGTCATCAGACGTCTCATGGATGTCTTCGACAAAAAGAGAAGATACGCCAGCAAGGACTGGCACCCCAAGGGGCATGTCTCCTTCGCCAGTTCCTACGTCTTTACGGACACCCCGGTCATCGCAGTAGCTGACGTCAGACAATGGATCGAAACGAACGCCGCTTACCTGAGCTGCAACGCCCGGTTCAACGTCTTTGAACTGCTGCAATATCTTGCGGTCGTCGGCGAACAGCGGCTCTGGCCCGAACATGGCGTCGCTGACACACCTACCGCCAGGTTGCATCCAGCCTTCAAAGAATCTGAGTTCAAGGCGATCATCAACAAGGGAGCCAGTCCGCTTGCCGACAGCTATAGTGCGTTCCGCGACAATGGCGGTGAAGCAACCAAGCTTGCTGCCCTCCTCCATGCCGACGACATCAAACGCTGTTTCTTTGTCGGCCTGGCAGAGGATTTCTGCGTCGGCTGGAGCGCCCTCGACGCTGTGAAAATGGGGTTCATGGCCTACGTGATCGAGGACGCCACCCGTCCGGTTGACTGGAACGGCAGCCAAGCTGCCATCAGAAAGTCGTTCGCTGAACGCGGCGTCAAAGTCATCCAGTCGACAGATATCCTGTAA